AAAACACCAGACAAAAGCTGAAAACCTCAGTAATCGCTTCATCCAGACTTTGAAATTTGGTAAAAAAAAGTTCATATAAACCTGAAGAGATTAAAAATAAAAATTGGCTAATTTGGGGTTTACCCAGTCACATTTGAATCTATACAAAGGTTTAAAAAGCAAATTACATGGCTGTTAAGTGAAATTTACTATTATATTAAATGAATATTCAAACAATCTATAATTTGTTTTTTTTGTAGATGTACCTAAATTGCGTATATGGGAAGAAAGAGTTTATCTGAGGTTAGGAAAAAGCAAATTGTAGAAGCTTTTTATGAAGTAGCCAAACGAGAAGGGCTAGAAAATGCCTCAATTGCAAAAATTGCAGATGAGATGGGTATACAACCTAGCCATGTAATACACTATTTTAAAACAAAAGAAGACCTCATTTTTTCTTTGATAGAATATAATCTGGAAAAATACAGCTTAATGTATCAACCAGAATTTGATGATTCTCTTCCCCCACTTGATGCATTAAATCAGACTATCGATAATTTATTTTCTAAACAGTGGAATGCTTTGTATGATGATGGTGTGTTTTACAGTTGCTATGCATTAACTTTTAGAAACCCAGAAATAAGAGAGAAATACAGAGCCTTGCACGATTCTTTGCACGAAATGCTAGCAAGTGCCATAAAGCGTTGCAACCAAACTGGAGATACTAATGTAGATGATGTAAAAGCCACTTCTCAGTTAATTTTTACCATTATTGACGGTGCTTACTATTATCTAAGTATGCTGGAAGACAAACAAGAGTATTTAAAAAGAATGGAGTATTATAAAAACACTTCTTTAAAGCTACTAAACTTGGATAAGCAGGTATAAAACTTTTTAGCTGTAAAACAAAAAACTCCGGCACCATTGGCAACCGAAGTTTATAATACACAATGCTATGATTTCACCTAATAAAATCTTTTAAGCATTATTGGTCTAAAAAAACAACAAACAAGCTAGATTAAAAAATACAGTCAAACAACTGACAATAGTTTACAGTTAAAATCTTCTGCGTCGTTTATTATATCTTTTTATTTTAACAGGAACATAAGATAAGCCAAACCCAAGACCACCTGCTTTAAGCGAGATATCTTGTTCACTGGTTAAGTAAATAAAGCTGGGACCAAACTTTACATCGTCAAACACAAAGGAAAAATCAAACTTACCTCCCAAACATCCTTTATTGCCTAGCATTCCATTGCCTCCAACCTCCACTCTAAATCTATTGCCACCAGGAATAATTAAGCCTAAACCAACAGGAAACAGCAATTCGTTTTCTTGGTAATTCAGAGTGGGTAAAGATTTATCCAAGTAATAGATACCTGTTTTAAAAAAGAAACCTGTTGGCGAACCCAAACCATCATATTTATATACCCTAAATTCCAAATCAAGTCCTACTGTCTTTTTACTTGCATTCGATTCATTTACTAGCTCGTAATTCGTAGGTAAATCATCAGAATACCACTTTACACTCTTGTTGCCAAGTTGTATGTTATTCTCATACTGATCATCAACTAAAACAGATTGACTTGTACCTACTTTTTTATCACCAAAATATACTGTCGACTCATTTATTCTAAGATCAGCAGTTTCTTGTAATTTGGTATTGTAAACACTCAAGCCATAACCCAAACTAAATTTTAATTTATTACCACTCCCCAAATTTTGCTTTCTATATCTCTTTGTCTTTAGCTGCTTAGTTTTATGAACATGTACAAATTCCAGGTTATGCCCGATCTGACTATCAAACTTAGCCTGACCGTAGACATTAACCGAAATGATAGTTAGTATAATTAGCGTTAATATTTTCACTTTAAACAGTAATTGTTTGGACAATTCCAAGAATACAAAAACTGTGTATTGTGAAAAAAAAGATTAAAAAAAACTAAAGACACCAATTAATAAGCATTTTTAGTATGTCGGATAAAAACTAGATGTAAACGTTATGAAAGGCAAAAAGGTGGGAAATTACTCTATTTAGCTAATTTTGTATCTGACAAATAGCAAATAAGTATGTAGTTTTATATGTAATTTAATTCATGAAAATCAAAACATGAGAAAATGGTGCATTCTGGGAATTGTTCCCAAAACAAAACTATTACGTACAAATAATCTCATTTTGGGAATGAGTATCACATCCTTTTAAACTCTTTGATGCGATATGTAAAAGTGAGCATAAAATAGCGCTGCAAAACTTCTGTGATTGTATCTTCGATATAAGATTCTGTAATCGTTCTGGAAATACTACTGTTCTCTTTAAGCAAATCATAAACAGTGAGTTTAAGCTCTGCACGATCGTTTTGCATGAATTTTTTACCAAAGCCCAAATTCACTAATGTAAAACTCTGGTTAAAACCATCGCTTAAGCCCGTATAGAGATAATGGTTTATATCTGCACTAAAGACAAAGTTTTTCCCAAAAATAAAATTTGCCTTTCCATTGGTTAACTGATAGAAGTAATTACCTTCTAAATCTGGTTGCAGTTTATTTTTTACTACATTATAATTTGCAGTGTATGAAACTGTAAAATCAACTTTCTCACTAATATTACTGCTTACTACTACTCCTTGGCTAATATTATAGGTATTCGAAAGCGATTCTTTATAGTTAACCAAACCAGGAGTTCTAGAATAAGTTACTCCAGTATTAAAGTTTAAATTACTTTTTAAAGCTTCAATAGGTTTACCAAATGAAATAAAGCTTCGAGCATTCCAATAACCACTTAAGTTTACTGGAACCGAAAGCTGAGAGCCTTTTTGTAAGACTACATCATCGCTAATAAGGGTATCTTGTGTAGCTACTATAGTCGCATTACTGATGTAATTATCAGTCTGACTTAGATTAATAAAGGCAAAAAAGTTGGAACCCTTATCCGGATTTACTTTTGAGTACCTTCCCACCAAGCTATGAGAAAACTCTTGTTTTAAATTGGGATTACCAGTAGAGAGTGATAATTGATTTGTATTATTGATTACATCTTGCAATTGAGATACTGATGGAGCATTTGTATTGGTTCTGTAAAAAACTCTTAGGTTTGAGCTTTTAGAGAATCGATACATCAACATCATATTAGGCAATACATTTTTAAAG
The window above is part of the Chondrinema litorale genome. Proteins encoded here:
- a CDS encoding TetR family transcriptional regulator gives rise to the protein MGRKSLSEVRKKQIVEAFYEVAKREGLENASIAKIADEMGIQPSHVIHYFKTKEDLIFSLIEYNLEKYSLMYQPEFDDSLPPLDALNQTIDNLFSKQWNALYDDGVFYSCYALTFRNPEIREKYRALHDSLHEMLASAIKRCNQTGDTNVDDVKATSQLIFTIIDGAYYYLSMLEDKQEYLKRMEYYKNTSLKLLNLDKQV